The sequence CAACGGGAGAAGCCTCAAAATCAAATCCCTCCGCGGGGTCAGCAGTAAAATTAAAGGTAGTGCCGTCGAAAGTCTCCAGGGTTTCCACCTGAACTGTGTAGAGAGTCGCTGGGAAAGTGCCTGGCCAAGTGCCAGTGAACTCTAAGAACAAGACATTAATCAGGCGATCGGTGCTAGGGTCATTGTCTAGATCATTATCATCAGACTGATCTTGCACGGTTGGCGGTGCGCCAAACGCGAGAACATTTTCAAGAGAGACATTCACGTCTGAAGAGTCATAGTGCAACCGTAGCACTAAACCTGTTGTGCCAGCATTTTCAGGTTCAGCAGTGGTATAAACAGCGTCGAAGCTAAAGTCGCTATTGGGAGCAACTGGATCAATAGGATTGACAGTAATAATTTGTCTCATTTTTCTTTGCTTTAGTGATGGTTGATTTTGGAAAAGTGGATTTTTGCTTCTATTTAATCAGATCAGGAAGCAGTGTTGAAAGGTGATTTTATTTCAACACTGCTTCTGTTTGATCACTTAGGGTTTAGGTAAACAGGAAGTCATCTTCACTAAGGTCTGAAGTATTAATTCCATTACTCGTAATGGAATCGCGATCAGGGATGATAGCATCAAGATTCTGCGGTGTAGCAGCGATCAAGGAATTACTGCTTGGACTAGAGAAGACCGACGCTTGGAGACTCTCGGTTGCTTCATCTGACGAAACTTGAAACTGGTAGTTAATCGTTCCACTGGTTGCAAAGCCTTCTAAAACAAGGAAATAGATTCCATCCCCTGGCAACTCGACATCAAAGTCACGATTTAGGGAATTAGAGAAGGAGATGCTTTCATTCGCAGGACTATAAACTTGCCAAGTTCCGTTAGAACCAGAAGAGAGACTATCAAAGGTTAATTCTTGTCCCTCTGTTCCCGTAAACTGGAAGACTTGGCTTTCCATGCCGGGATCAAGCGTACCACTAATTTCGGTCTCGAATTCAAGTTCGGTCGCAGCATCCAAATCAAAGAGATTGAAATTGTAGTCTCCTGTTGTTGCCCCATTAGGATCAATGATGAGCTCATAAGTCCCCTTTTCAAGCAAGCTAAAGGGATTTTCATTGCGATCGGTAAACTCGCTGAATCGACGATCGCCGCTGGGACTAAACAGTTCCGCAAAGAGGTTACTATCGCTGTCCAAGCCATCAAAGAAGAGTTTTTGTCCCGCAGCACCAGTAAAGGTAAATTTGTCAATTTCCCCGGAGTTAGTGATACTGCCTGAAGTGGGGGTTCCCAGCGTTAATTCCGTTGTAGTTGTTTCTGGCGTTACCACTTGGAAATTATAGTTAACAGTCGTGTCCGAACTAGACCCATCTAGAATTAGGCTATAGTTGCCATCGCTGGGAAGAGTGACTTCTTGGTCTGAATCGAGCCGTCGATCTAGAATTTCCTGGTTGGCAGGGTCGTAGAGTCGCCAGCGTCCTCCCGTTGCTGTGTTGAGGCTATCGAAGTAGAGGCGTTGTCCTTCCGTTCCTGTAAACTGAAAGACTTGACTTTCGATTCCTGGGTCAAGTGTCCCAGTAATCGGGGTATCAAACTCAAGTTCGGTCGCAGCACCCAAATCGAAGAGATTGAAATTATAGTCTCCTGTTGTTGCTCCGTTGGGATCGATAATCAGTTCATAAGTTCCATTTTCAATCAGGGTAAAAGGAGTTCCATCACGGTCGGTATCTAGACTCAAGGGACGATCGCTGCTGGGGGTGAACAGTTCCGCAAAGAGGTTACTATCGCTGTCCAAGCCATCGAAGACTAACCGTTGCCCAGCACTACCAGTGAAGGTGTAGCGGTCAATGTCTCCTGAGTCGGCAATGCTGCTAGAAATGGGGGTTCCTAGTGTTAATTCTGTTGTGGTTGTTTCTGGGGTTACTACCTCGAAGTTATAGTTAACGGTACTCTCGTTATTAGACCCATCCAGAATTAGGCTATAGTTGCCATCGCTGGGAAGAGTGACTTCTTGGTCTGAATCGAGCCGTCGATCTAGAATCTCCTGGTTGGCAGGGTCATAGAGTCGCCAGCGTCCTCCCGTTGCTGTGTTGAGGCTATCGAAGTAGAGGCGTTGTCCTTCCGTTCCTGTAAACTGAAAGACTTGACTTTCGATTCCTGGGTCAAGTGTCCCAGTAATCGGGGTATCAAACTCAAGTTCGGTCGCAGCACCCAAATCGAAGAGATTGAAATTATAGTCTCCTGTTGTTGCTCCGTTGGGATCGATAATCAGTTCATAAGTTCCATTTTCAATCAGGGTAAAAGGAGTTCCATCACGGTCGGTGTCTATACTCAAGCGACGATCGCTGCTGGGGGTGAACAGTTCAGCATTGAGGTTACTATCGCTGTCCAAGCCATCGAAGTATAACCGTTGCCCAGCACTACCAGTAAAAGTGTAGCGGTCAATTTCTCCTGAGTCGGCAATGCTGCTAGAAATGGGTGTTCCTAGTGTTAATTCTGTTGTGGTTGTTTCGGGAGTAACGACTTGGAAGTTATAGTCAACTGTACTATCAGCAGTTCTTCCATCGAGACCAAGGTAATAGCCTCCATCAGTAGGTAAGGTTACTTCTCCATCAGAATCTAGTCGCCCATTCAAGATGACTTGATTAGCCGAATTATATAAGAACCAGCGTCCTCCTGTTGCTGAGTTCAAGCTATCGAAGTAGAGGCGTTGTCCTTCCGTTCCTGTAAACTGGAAGATTTGTTTTTCCAGTCCAGGATCAAGGGTGCCATTAATAGGAGTATCAAAGGTTAAAGCGGTTGTGGTTGCAATGTCAAAGAGAGTGAAACTGTAGTCATTGGCGACATCTTCCTGATGATCAATGACCAAGAAATGAGTTCCTGTCTCTGTGAGAGTAAAGGGTTCAGTGTCTAAGTCTCCACTGGTTTCACGAACTAAACGCTGATCGCTAGGACTCCAAAGTTTGACATCCACATCAAAATCTGTATTACTGCGACTGTCAAAGTTTAATTGCTGTCCAGCTGTCCCATCAAAACGGAATATTTTTGTTGTTGCTGCTGCTAAGGTTTCAGTGGTTGGCGTGTTGAAAGTGAGTTCAGTGGAGTCAGCAGCCAGATTGAGAAATTGAAAGTTAAAATCTCCTGTGCTGGTTTCGTCTTCTCCCCGAACAGTTAGGGTATAGGTTCCGGATTGAGTGAGGGTAAAGGTTTCGCGATCGCTGCTTTCCGAAGAAAAGACCCGACTGCCATCAGGATGATCCAAGTCAAAGCGCAGATCGTCAGGGGTTCCTAAGTCATCAAAGAAAACTTGTAATCCTGCTGGCGCGTCAAAGGTAAAGGTTTGAGTGTTTCCCGCTTCAAGAGTTCCCGTTTGTGCAGTTCCGAAGCCACTGGGGGTTACGGCAGCATCACTAACATCATTAACTTGGAAATTATAATTAATTGTGCTGTCAGGGGCTTCTCCATCTATTTCCAAAACATAAGTTCCGTCTCCTGGGAGAAGGACATTATTCTGATCGGAATTGAGAGAACGACTGAAAACGATCTGATTGGCAGGGTCATACAACCGCCAGTTGGCACTTGATCCAGAACCGAGATTATCAAAATCTAGGCGCTGTCCTTCGCTTCCCGTAAACTTATACAGATCGGTTTCTTTGCCAGGATCAAGGGTATCGCTGACTGCAGTTCCGAAGGTTAAGTCGGTTGCAGTTGTAATGTCTGTTAAGCGGAAATTGTAGTTTCCTGTGGTGTTCCCAGAGGGATTAATGACGACTTCATAAGTTCCCGACTCTACCAAGCTAAAGGGAGCGCGATCGCGATCCGTATCCACATTCAACAGGCGATCACCACTGGGACTGAATAGTTCAATATCCAGATTGTTATCGCTACTGAGTCCGTCAAAGTACAACCGTTGTCCCGTACTTCCTGTAAAGGTGAAGATATCCGCTTCTCCCGCTTGGGAAATTTCACTGCTAATGGCTTCTCCTAAAGTTAAAGCAGTTGTGACCGTTTCGAGGGTAGTAACTTCAAAGTTGTAGTTAATCGTCCCGTTTGGTGTGCTGCCATCGAGAATCAGGCTATAGTTGCCGTCACTGGGCAGAGTAACTTCTCGGTCGCTGCTAAGTCCGACATTGAACAGATTCTGATTAGCGGGGTCGTATAGCAGCCAGCGTCCTCCTGAGACATCCGCTAGGCTATCGAAGTATAACTGTTGTCCTTCGGTTCCCGTAAACTGGAAAACTTGGCTTTCTAAACCAGGGTCAATGGTTCCCGTAATTGCAGTATCAAAGGTTAATTCTGTACTTGCGCCAATATCAAAGAGATTGAAGTTGTAATCTCCTGTAGTTTCCCCACTGGGGTCAATCATCAGTTGATAAGTTCCGCTTTCAATCAGCGTGACAGGATTTCCATCTTGGTCTGTCCATTCCCAGAAGAGGCGATTTCCACTGGGAGTTAGTAACTCTACATAAATATCAGAACTTTCATCTAAACCATCGAAGTAGAGTTGCTGTCCTGCGGTTCCGGTAAAGGTGTAGATATCAGTTTCTCCTGATTCACTGATGCTATTCGCAACGGGTGTATTAAGGGTTAACTCAGTAGTTGTTGTCTCTGGGGTAGTAACTTGAAAATTATAGTTCGTGGTACTATCGCTGCTTGTTCCATCAAGGATGAGGCTGTAGAGTCCATCACTGGGAAGAGTCACTTCTTGATCACTTCCGAGAGAACGCCAGAAGAGATAATCATTTCCTGGGTTGTAAAGTAACCAATCCGCACCGGACACATCGGCGAGGCTATCAAAGTATAGCTGTTGCCCTTCAGTTCCTGCAAACTGGAAGACTTGGCTTTCTAAACCAGGGTCAATGGTTCCAGTAATCGCAGTATCAAAGGTTAATTCTGTACTTGCGCCAATATCAAAGAGATTGAAGTTGTAATCTCCTGTAGTTTCCCCACTGGGGTCAATCATCAGTTGATAAGTTCCGCTTTCAGTGAGAGTAACAGGAGTTTCATCGCGGTTTGTCCATTCACCAAAGATGCGGTTTCCACTGGGACTCAACAATTCTGCATAGATATTAGACTCTTGGTCTAAACCATCAAAGTATAGTTGTTGTCCCGGAGTTCCTTCAAAGGTGTAGATGTTGATTTCTCCCGGTTCAGCAATGCTATCGGTAACAGTTTCTCCTAGGGTTAGTTCTGTGGTTGTGGTTTCTGCGCTAACAACTTGGAAACTGTAGTTAAGCGGGTCACTGCTGGAACTCTCAACGACTAAGATAAAGTTGCCGTCAGTGGGTAACGTAATTTCAAAATCATCGCCAATGGAGTCAGAGTTAATTACTTGATTGGCTTGATTATAAACTCGCCAATTTCCACCAGAACGGTCATCAGTTTCGATGTTATCCAAATACAGACGCTGTCCTGCGATTCCCGAAAACTGAAATACTTGGCTCTCAAGGGGATTAAGAGCCCCTGTGATTGTTGTATCAAGTTCAAGGGTGGGGATTGCATCCAAGGAAGAGAGTTGGAAGCTAAAATCTCCATTGGCGTTGTCAAACCCGCCATCTACAATCAGGCGATAAGTTCCAGACTCAATTAGGGAGAAAGGATCGCGATCGCGCTCAGTATTAATATCAAATAATTCTGCCCCTGTCGGACTGAATAAGGTGCTTCGGATGCCATCAACAGTGGTTAAGCCATCGTAGTACAGGCGTTGACCAGAGGTTCCCTCAAAGGTAAAGATTTCATTTTCCCCTGGAAACAAGGTTTCTGCAACCGTTTCAGTAAGGGATAAATCAATTTGCAGGGGACGTTTGGTAAAGTTGAAACTAAACGGTGAGGCTAAAGCATTGCCAGCGCGATCGCTGATGATATTTGCATCAATGCTCAGTTGATAGTCATTTGGCGTAAACTCCTCCTCATTAGGCGTTACAACCACAGTCCGATCCAAGTTGCGAGTCCGCAGGTCAGTTAAGGGAACAACCGCATCATCTTCCGTTCCCAAGGTTCCATCTTCCCCTAAGTTGGTGAGGGTAATGCCATTCAGGTCAAGTAAGTCGGTATCAATTCCTTCATTGAATCGAACCGCAATGGAATTAATAATCCGTCGTCGTCCTCCTTCTGCTGGCGTGGTATCAACAACTTCTGGGGCAAAAGTATCTTCTACCAAGTTAATCGTTAGCGGATTAGAAAGGGTGCTATTGCCCCCTGTATCTGTTGCGCGGACTTGAATTTCAGTAGAATTGACATCAGGCGTAATTGAAGGGGCAATTGTGCTGAAATCGAAGGGAAAAGACACATCATTGCTCACCACTTCTCCATCGACTAAAAGTTGCACATTCCGCACTTGCACATCATCAGTAACATCGGTGTTAATCGGAATGGTTGCCCCTTCCAGAGCTTGAATGCCCTCAGTATCAGCGTCAATGTCAGCAGGCGTGCTAATCGTAACATTAGGAGCTTGACCTTGAGCATCAAACGGTAAGTAGTTAACCACTTCTAATCCCGAGTTCGTGGCAACAAACGCAATTCCTGAACCAACAGCAACATCTTGCGGTGCAGCAGATAAACTAAAACGAGTCAATAGAGTCGAGAAAGTATCAGTATTAGCAGGGTCACTCAAGTCAATTAAATCGAACGCATTATCCCCAGCTGTTCCAATGAGAATCCCTTGCCCAGAGCCATTAGCGATAATTGCCTCTTGCGGGGCAATATTCGGAGAAGCAACATCAGAACCGCTAATCAGAGTTAGGTTTTCAGGGTCAGATACATCAACGGTCGAGAAGCCCCCTCGGAAGAAACTGCTAGCAGTAGCATAGGCAATGCCATTGCCCACAAAAAGCTGACCGCCACCATTGTCTAAGCTAATGTTTCCCCGTGCCACAGGAATCTCGTTAGAAATATCCACTGCTTGCAGAGTATTGTTATCACTCATGGTGTAGAGGAATGACCCCTCTTGAGCAATGCCTGTAATCTGACTGCCTTGTAGCGTAATGGTCTCTAATAAATCCCCAGTTAACAAGTCAATCGCTTGCAGTTGGTTATCCACAGCAGCATAAGCAATGCCCTCAACCACTTCCACTCGATTAGTTTGATTAGTATTAATTTCCGCTGTTCTTGTAAGAACTGGAAGCATGGGGTCAGACACATCGACAATCTGCAACCCACCGTCATTGGTTGCGACAGCAGCCAGTTGTAGGTCAGCATCAACATCAATGTCAGTAGCATTTCCAGGTAAATCTAGCTGACCGAAAACAATGGGATTATCAAACTGGGAAACATCAACAATAGCAAGTCCATGAGACCCCGTTGCCAGGTAAGCAAACTGGTCACGGGCATTTTCAGTTGAACCTTCCACAACAATTTCTTGGGCTTCTCCCTGCAAAGGAAGAGTAGAGATAATCCCTGTGGGAAAACCTTGACCGCCAAAGAGATCGAGTCCTTGTTCAAATTTAGCTCCATCGCTTATCCCATCATTACTGGTACTTTTTTGACCAGCATTAGTTCCAAGGATAAATTCAGCGGTATTTGAAAGACCATCCTCATCTGAATCAATAAAAACCTTGGGACCTATTCTGATATCGGTCAAACCCACACCAACACCACTGTCTAAAGTCGTAAAGTCATGATAACCATGCCACTGAGTATCTGCTTGAAGTACAAAAACTCTGTAGTTAGTGTTTGGAGCAAGCACAACTGGACTTTCAAGAGCCACTCCAGTTTCTGATTTACCTCTAATCTCAATAGTGTCACGATCAAGATTGAAGATAGCAAAGTAATGAGTTTTTTCCCCTTGAGGAACTAATGTAGTTTGATTGGCTAAAGTAACGGTAGTTGTAGAAGAATTAAGCAATGATTCTGTTCGTGATGTATTAATTGAGTTAGCCCTCACTAACTGATTGTTTTCTTGCTGAAGAGGCTCTGATTGACCGTTAGCAGAGGAGCCTTGAGTTGGAGCCACAATCTGACCACCGCCGTCTCCACCGCTATTTTGATCTATATTTCCCTGAGCAAGAGCATCTTCCAAAAGATCCGCTTCTCTATTTCTTCTACTAGGAAAGTCATCTCCAAAATCTCGAAGGTTATTAATTGCATCTTCCCAGCGTTGCTCTGTTACTTCATTCCAGAAGTTAGGTGTTCTATTTTCTAGATTTGGACCATACTGAGTCGCTACATCTGCAATTACTGTCTGTGCTTCTGGAGGAAGTTGATTAAAAGGTATGTCTGAGTTTTGATTGTAACGTCTCTGTAGATCTGAAAAAATTTCATCTTTTACTGCTCTATCTAAAGTATCAGCTTCTTGTTCGTTGATAGACAGAGGATTTTCATTCAGAAATTCTTCTGCTTCTTCACCTTGTTTACCTTCATATGGTCTTAGTTTATCCTTCAAATTATCTGGAATATCCAGTTCATCAATATCTAATCCACCCAGATCAACACCAGTTCCTATTGTAACCCCACTCATATTTCCCGGAGCATCTGGAATATATCCCTCTGTTTGTTGTCCACCTTCCTCGTTACTAATGAAATCAATATCAATTTGCTCTTCTGCAGGATCATTTCCACCATCGCCATCGCCACTGCCATCGCCACTGCCATCGCCATTGCCATCGCCACTGCCATCGCCACTGCCATCGCCATTGCCATCGCCACTGCCATCGCCACTGCCATCGCCACTGCCATCGCCACTGCCATCGCCATTGCCATCGCCACTGCCATCCCCTCCTGTAGGATTACCTGGTCCTACTGGAGAGCCAGGATTCGTAAAATGCCAGCCAGGAGCTTGTATCCCAACTCCTTCATCGGAAACAATCGTTTGACCATCCTCACTGACAGTCATCGTGCCATTAACTTCCCACTCCCCAGCATCATGATTAAACGACCACAGCAGACTCGTTTCGCCCGGTTCCAATCCTTCCATATTGGGAAATTCTACTGGCGCAGGGACATCAAAATTGGTCGCTCCCCCTTGTGCCTCGCGGTTAAAGCCATTCTCGCCCCCCGCTTGCACCGAAATCACTAACTCTGGGTCTTGTCCTGGGGGTAACGAACCTGGGATACGGTCAGGGGCAACGGGAACAATTTGCGCCCGTGTTGCCAAATTCCCCTCATCATCTTGTGCTGACCCTGCAGGAAAGGTTACGGTTGTCTGCGCCAACATTTCGGGGTCAGCATCAGGAACTGTTTGTTGTAATAATTGTAATGAAGTCTCTCCAAAACTGACGTCTGTATCCTGATCGGGTGAAAGTTCCACCTGATCCTCCACCGCCATCTGCGGGAGGAAGATATCCATCACTTCCCCCTCCATCGACAACTGGACTTCTTCTCCAGGAACACTATGAAACGGCTTCCCTAAACTGGCATACTGCGTAGATTGGATTTCCACTCCTTCATTAGCAACGGGTACTGCTTCCGAACCATCAATATAGGCAAAGAACTCTGGTGCTGGCACATCTTCTAAACGGAAGAACCCGGTTTCATCGGTTGTGGCTTCAATATCCAAGGCATCGAGACGAATATTGACCCCTTGCAGAGGAATGTTTGACCCATCGGGATTCTGATTGTAGGAGTCAAACACATAGCCAAAGACATCGGTGCCAGCAATGGGCGTAACGGGTAAGGTGGTGAAATCAGCCGTTTCTCTCCCCCCAGGGGTGCCATCCCCATCGGCATCTAAAGCTGTGCCATCGGTAAGGGTAATCTCATCACCATCCACGACCGCACGCACTTCTGTAGAGGCAGGTAAGGGGTCATCATAGAAGAAGGTAGCAAATTCATTGGTGCTGGAAACCTGAATCCGTCCCGGAATTTCCTCACCGTTGGCAATTAAAAAGATACTCTCTTCATTGATAGTCGCAGGATCAATCTCTTGTCCAAACCGAACAATGGTTTCACGAGTTAACGCAACCATTTCTTCCCCATTGGTAGGAGAAATTTGTACAGGTTCGATGTTGTCAGCCGTGTCATCATTGACTTGAACCGTCACGGTTTCTGCTGTGGAAACATTCCCGGCTGCATCTTCTGCAGTAATCTCTAGAGAGAAGGTATTGGGGGAGGTCTCAAAATCATTGGCGGGGCTGGTGACCCCAGTTGCGGTTAAACTAAGAACCCCATTCTCATCAATGGTAAAAAAGCCATCCTCATTCCCCCCGGTAATAGCAAAGCCTACCACTTCTCGATTATCACTGGCTTCTACCGTGGCAATAGGACTTCCTTGTTCTAAATTTTCCTGGAAGGATAAAACTTGGTCTGCTGTAACCTCTGGTGAGGTGGTATCTTCAGCAGACGGGAGAAAACTCTCGATATGAGCAGTAATCGCGCTGTCATCAGTCCGAGTCGCACCATCCCCAATTGCGCCCTCAATTAACGCCTCACCTGTAAAACCAGCAAAGGCGCGAATGGCGAGAATTCCGTCGCTCAGAGCGGCTGTTGTGCCATTCCCATCTACATCGAGGAGATTCTCCGCAGACTCCAGATAGCTCAAAATCGCTTCTGCTTCGGTACGGGTTGCTCCTTCTGTTGCTACTGCTCCGCTAATTAGGGCTTCCCCAGTAAACCCTGCCAGAAACCGAATCACCAAGATACCATCGGTGAGTGCTGAAACTTCACCATTGCCATCGATATCCCACGTAACTCCATTATTTGCTGCCAAAACTACTGGTAACTCACGATCCGTAAATAACGGATCCAGACCTGCTGCCACACGCGCCCTATTTTCTGTAATTCCCATCGCTATTCTCCCGATTCCCTGGTAACTCTGAGTTAATTCAGATCAGAGATATTTAAGTAGGTCAAAATGAAATAAACTTAGGGTCAGTGTACAATTCAAAATGCTCCCTGTCAATTAAATTGAAGAATATAAAACACAGTTAGAGCGGTTTTCAATTCTTCTTAAAACCCTGATTAACGCTCTCCTTTTTTTCTTCAGTTGCTGTATGAGATTACTTTCTTCATTAAAGTTTTCAATTTGATAAGTTTCTTAATGTAAATACAGAATAGTTATCCTATACCAAGTACACCATCTCATCTGAAATCCAAAAAAGTTGGCTAGACATCGATCCCATCTTATTAAGGGAGGAGAAGGGGGAATTCTTTGGTAGCAACCATTGGAATATTCCATCTAAGAAGAAAAGTCAATTGCTAATCGAATTCAAATTGTTAGCCAAGTTAGTAATAAAATAAAAATCGAATTCTTGAAATTAAGAAATATCAGTCACTGTAATGGTACAACTAAATTTAGATCCCATCACGCAGAGAGTGATGATTGATGATCGCAGTCCAACTATTTCGGCACTGTGGGATCAAGCGGTTCAAGAGGCAGT comes from Halothece sp. PCC 7418 and encodes:
- a CDS encoding pesticin C-terminus-like muramidase translates to MGITENRARVAAGLDPLFTDRELPVVLAANNGVTWDIDGNGEVSALTDGILVIRFLAGFTGEALISGAVATEGATRTEAEAILSYLESAENLLDVDGNGTTAALSDGILAIRAFAGFTGEALIEGAIGDGATRTDDSAITAHIESFLPSAEDTTSPEVTADQVLSFQENLEQGSPIATVEASDNREVVGFAITGGNEDGFFTIDENGVLSLTATGVTSPANDFETSPNTFSLEITAEDAAGNVSTAETVTVQVNDDTADNIEPVQISPTNGEEMVALTRETIVRFGQEIDPATINEESIFLIANGEEIPGRIQVSSTNEFATFFYDDPLPASTEVRAVVDGDEITLTDGTALDADGDGTPGGRETADFTTLPVTPIAGTDVFGYVFDSYNQNPDGSNIPLQGVNIRLDALDIEATTDETGFFRLEDVPAPEFFAYIDGSEAVPVANEGVEIQSTQYASLGKPFHSVPGEEVQLSMEGEVMDIFLPQMAVEDQVELSPDQDTDVSFGETSLQLLQQTVPDADPEMLAQTTVTFPAGSAQDDEGNLATRAQIVPVAPDRIPGSLPPGQDPELVISVQAGGENGFNREAQGGATNFDVPAPVEFPNMEGLEPGETSLLWSFNHDAGEWEVNGTMTVSEDGQTIVSDEGVGIQAPGWHFTNPGSPVGPGNPTGGDGSGDGNGDGSGDGSGDGSGDGSGDGNGDGSGDGSGDGNGDGSGDGSGDGDGGNDPAEEQIDIDFISNEEGGQQTEGYIPDAPGNMSGVTIGTGVDLGGLDIDELDIPDNLKDKLRPYEGKQGEEAEEFLNENPLSINEQEADTLDRAVKDEIFSDLQRRYNQNSDIPFNQLPPEAQTVIADVATQYGPNLENRTPNFWNEVTEQRWEDAINNLRDFGDDFPSRRNREADLLEDALAQGNIDQNSGGDGGGQIVAPTQGSSANGQSEPLQQENNQLVRANSINTSRTESLLNSSTTTVTLANQTTLVPQGEKTHYFAIFNLDRDTIEIRGKSETGVALESPVVLAPNTNYRVFVLQADTQWHGYHDFTTLDSGVGVGLTDIRIGPKVFIDSDEDGLSNTAEFILGTNAGQKSTSNDGISDGAKFEQGLDLFGGQGFPTGIISTLPLQGEAQEIVVEGSTENARDQFAYLATGSHGLAIVDVSQFDNPIVFGQLDLPGNATDIDVDADLQLAAVATNDGGLQIVDVSDPMLPVLTRTAEINTNQTNRVEVVEGIAYAAVDNQLQAIDLLTGDLLETITLQGSQITGIAQEGSFLYTMSDNNTLQAVDISNEIPVARGNISLDNGGGQLFVGNGIAYATASSFFRGGFSTVDVSDPENLTLISGSDVASPNIAPQEAIIANGSGQGILIGTAGDNAFDLIDLSDPANTDTFSTLLTRFSLSAAPQDVAVGSGIAFVATNSGLEVVNYLPFDAQGQAPNVTISTPADIDADTEGIQALEGATIPINTDVTDDVQVRNVQLLVDGEVVSNDVSFPFDFSTIAPSITPDVNSTEIQVRATDTGGNSTLSNPLTINLVEDTFAPEVVDTTPAEGGRRRIINSIAVRFNEGIDTDLLDLNGITLTNLGEDGTLGTEDDAVVPLTDLRTRNLDRTVVVTPNEEEFTPNDYQLSIDANIISDRAGNALASPFSFNFTKRPLQIDLSLTETVAETLFPGENEIFTFEGTSGQRLYYDGLTTVDGIRSTLFSPTGAELFDINTERDRDPFSLIESGTYRLIVDGGFDNANGDFSFQLSSLDAIPTLELDTTITGALNPLESQVFQFSGIAGQRLYLDNIETDDRSGGNWRVYNQANQVINSDSIGDDFEITLPTDGNFILVVESSSSDPLNYSFQVVSAETTTTELTLGETVTDSIAEPGEINIYTFEGTPGQQLYFDGLDQESNIYAELLSPSGNRIFGEWTNRDETPVTLTESGTYQLMIDPSGETTGDYNFNLFDIGASTELTFDTAITGTIDPGLESQVFQFAGTEGQQLYFDSLADVSGADWLLYNPGNDYLFWRSLGSDQEVTLPSDGLYSLILDGTSSDSTTNYNFQVTTPETTTTELTLNTPVANSISESGETDIYTFTGTAGQQLYFDGLDESSDIYVELLTPSGNRLFWEWTDQDGNPVTLIESGTYQLMIDPSGETTGDYNFNLFDIGASTELTFDTAITGTIDPGLESQVFQFTGTEGQQLYFDSLADVSGGRWLLYDPANQNLFNVGLSSDREVTLPSDGNYSLILDGSTPNGTINYNFEVTTLETVTTALTLGEAISSEISQAGEADIFTFTGSTGQRLYFDGLSSDNNLDIELFSPSGDRLLNVDTDRDRAPFSLVESGTYEVVINPSGNTTGNYNFRLTDITTATDLTFGTAVSDTLDPGKETDLYKFTGSEGQRLDFDNLGSGSSANWRLYDPANQIVFSRSLNSDQNNVLLPGDGTYVLEIDGEAPDSTINYNFQVNDVSDAAVTPSGFGTAQTGTLEAGNTQTFTFDAPAGLQVFFDDLGTPDDLRFDLDHPDGSRVFSSESSDRETFTLTQSGTYTLTVRGEDETSTGDFNFQFLNLAADSTELTFNTPTTETLAAATTKIFRFDGTAGQQLNFDSRSNTDFDVDVKLWSPSDQRLVRETSGDLDTEPFTLTETGTHFLVIDHQEDVANDYSFTLFDIATTTALTFDTPINGTLDPGLEKQIFQFTGTEGQRLYFDSLNSATGGRWFLYNSANQVILNGRLDSDGEVTLPTDGGYYLGLDGRTADSTVDYNFQVVTPETTTTELTLGTPISSSIADSGEIDRYTFTGSAGQRLYFDGLDSDSNLNAELFTPSSDRRLSIDTDRDGTPFTLIENGTYELIIDPNGATTGDYNFNLFDLGAATELEFDTPITGTLDPGIESQVFQFTGTEGQRLYFDSLNTATGGRWRLYDPANQEILDRRLDSDQEVTLPSDGNYSLILDGSNNESTVNYNFEVVTPETTTTELTLGTPISSSIADSGDIDRYTFTGSAGQRLVFDGLDSDSNLFAELFTPSSDRPLSLDTDRDGTPFTLIENGTYELIIDPNGATTGDYNFNLFDLGAATELEFDTPITGTLDPGIESQVFQFTGTEGQRLYFDSLNTATGGRWRLYDPANQEILDRRLDSDQEVTLPSDGNYSLILDGSSSDTTVNYNFQVVTPETTTTELTLGTPTSGSITNSGEIDKFTFTGAAGQKLFFDGLDSDSNLFAELFSPSGDRRFSEFTDRNENPFSLLEKGTYELIIDPNGATTGDYNFNLFDLDAATELEFETEISGTLDPGMESQVFQFTGTEGQELTFDSLSSGSNGTWQVYSPANESISFSNSLNRDFDVELPGDGIYFLVLEGFATSGTINYQFQVSSDEATESLQASVFSSPSSNSLIAATPQNLDAIIPDRDSITSNGINTSDLSEDDFLFT